From Papaver somniferum cultivar HN1 unplaced genomic scaffold, ASM357369v1 unplaced-scaffold_99, whole genome shotgun sequence, the proteins below share one genomic window:
- the LOC113346262 gene encoding caffeic acid 3-O-methyltransferase-like isoform X2 yields MNTDRVFMDSWYHFKDAVMEGGIPFNRAHGMSAFEYPGADLRFNQVFNKAMSDHTTLTMAKVFEKYKGFEGIEVFVDVGGGVGVTTKMITAKYPQLKGINLDLPHVLADAPTYPGVENVGGDMFVSVPRGDAIFMKWILHDWSDEYCLKLLKNCYEAIPDCGKVIIVEGNLPAVIDDSVTSKLLFEQDMVMLTQNPGGKERTFSEFEALAKQSGFASCKTLCSVYYSYVMEFHKTAKN; encoded by the exons ATGAATACAGATAGGGTCTTCATGGATAGTTG GTACCACTTTAAAGATGCTGTAATGGAAGGTGGAATTCCTTTTAATAGAGCTCATGGGATGAGTGCATTTGAATATCCTGGGGCAGATCTTCGATTCAATCAAGTTTTTAATAAAGCTATGTCAGATCACACTACCTTGACTATGGCAAAAGTATTTGAAAAATACAAAGGATTTGAAGGTATTGAAGTTTTTgttgatgttggtggtggtgttggagtcACAACTAAAATGATTACTGCCAAGTATCCTCAACTTAAGGGTATCAATTTAGACTTGCCTCATGTATTAGCAGATGCACCAACATATCCCG GAGTGGAGAATGTTGGAGGAGACATGTTTGTCAGTGTTCCAAGAGGGGATGCCATTTTCATGAAG TGGATTCTTCACGATTGGAGTGATGAGTACTGCTTGAAACTCTTAAAGAACTGTTATGAAGCTATACCAGACTGCGGAAAAGTGATCATTGTTGAAGGGAATCTTCCCGCAGTCATTGATGATAGTGTTACCTCAAAACTTTTGTTTGAACAAGATATGGTCATGTTAACTCAGAACCCTGGAGGTAAAGAAAGGACATTTTCAGAATTTGAAGCCCTGGCAAAGCAATCTGGATTTGCTAGCTGTAAGACTCTGTGTTCTGTTTACTACAGTTACGTCATGGAGTTCCATAAAACAGCAAAGAATTAG
- the LOC113346262 gene encoding caffeic acid 3-O-methyltransferase-like isoform X1, protein MSSSIPVNVNELNHQNLEENDDQLCILACQIAACSGLPMALKAALDLDLLEIVAKADPNAYISPLEISSQLGTQNPNAPSMLDRLLRLLTSFSILKCSQITTQDGKIQRLYGLAPVCKYFTRDPENGVSIAPLAVMNTDRVFMDSWYHFKDAVMEGGIPFNRAHGMSAFEYPGADLRFNQVFNKAMSDHTTLTMAKVFEKYKGFEGIEVFVDVGGGVGVTTKMITAKYPQLKGINLDLPHVLADAPTYPGVENVGGDMFVSVPRGDAIFMKWILHDWSDEYCLKLLKNCYEAIPDCGKVIIVEGNLPAVIDDSVTSKLLFEQDMVMLTQNPGGKERTFSEFEALAKQSGFASCKTLCSVYYSYVMEFHKTAKN, encoded by the exons atgagttCTTCCATACCCGTTAATGTTAATGAATTAAACCATCAAAATTTAGAAGAAAATGATGATCAACTCTGCATTTTAGCATGCCAAATAGCAGCTTGTTCAGGACTTCCGATGGCTTTAAAAGCTGCATTAGATCTTGATTTACTCGAAATCGTAGCTAAAGCGGATCCAAATGCATATATCTCACCACTAGAGATTTCATCCCAGTTAGGTACTCAAAATCCCAATGCACCTTCCATGTTAGATAGGCTTTTGCGATTGTTAACAAGCTTTTCTATTCTCAAATGCTCACAAATCACTACCCAAGATGGCAAGATTCAACGACTCTATGGGTTG GCACCTGTTTGCAAGTATTTTACTAGGGATCCAGAAAACGGTGTCTCCATTGCTCCTTTAGCTGTGATGAATACAGATAGGGTCTTCATGGATAGTTG GTACCACTTTAAAGATGCTGTAATGGAAGGTGGAATTCCTTTTAATAGAGCTCATGGGATGAGTGCATTTGAATATCCTGGGGCAGATCTTCGATTCAATCAAGTTTTTAATAAAGCTATGTCAGATCACACTACCTTGACTATGGCAAAAGTATTTGAAAAATACAAAGGATTTGAAGGTATTGAAGTTTTTgttgatgttggtggtggtgttggagtcACAACTAAAATGATTACTGCCAAGTATCCTCAACTTAAGGGTATCAATTTAGACTTGCCTCATGTATTAGCAGATGCACCAACATATCCCG GAGTGGAGAATGTTGGAGGAGACATGTTTGTCAGTGTTCCAAGAGGGGATGCCATTTTCATGAAG TGGATTCTTCACGATTGGAGTGATGAGTACTGCTTGAAACTCTTAAAGAACTGTTATGAAGCTATACCAGACTGCGGAAAAGTGATCATTGTTGAAGGGAATCTTCCCGCAGTCATTGATGATAGTGTTACCTCAAAACTTTTGTTTGAACAAGATATGGTCATGTTAACTCAGAACCCTGGAGGTAAAGAAAGGACATTTTCAGAATTTGAAGCCCTGGCAAAGCAATCTGGATTTGCTAGCTGTAAGACTCTGTGTTCTGTTTACTACAGTTACGTCATGGAGTTCCATAAAACAGCAAAGAATTAG